tatgtaatcacccaatttcacatgtatacataaatactcaatgtatgagcgggaaacagttactgagccttcacttaggcttgccaacttggcttaaaacgaacttgaggttacattgccttggtcatttaggtttcagttatttcccgctacattggttttcttaggtttttggctttactggggcgtacattttcccttagagggggttgctcgtgtatgggtgatagagagtgcaaagtcgctgaatctcttgaatgtttctcatcttcacttgcttaaatgtcgttttcctcaaacgtctcgtacgcaggtagaagtgtcagtcacggagtaggctgagacaggcttcctactttcttacgtgctaaagcactgatctatgtgatgttctaccagatgaaggtgaggacacctatacattgaatttggtgtggttttcattagctcgtcccgtagagtccaccaggatttctgtgcactacaagtcgttattacgtgggcccccgtaataataaattgtcttgcacagttaccccaattttctctcgtccaagcagatgattgatctaggaggggacacgactgtccttacactccttgccatggaaaggaccattgcggaggtccatgcgctaacattcgttactgttatgcgcgtataggcacgatgattagatggaataggaatggagagaattcctagtagttggaggggcaccttcgtgatgaatacttcatcttccttttctagtcaagtatgttgtcaattttgcttcacataatccggagggatctcgtcccgttgattaagagttcgttcaaggtcgccgcctctgcctcgtcatcaccaccgtagtttggcatcttcacgttcgagagggaagagcagccatctcctacggaagtaagctcagagtcttgtctggtaatcactcccagccacgagctttgcaaaggacgcgaggtcgatagcttcatcgtgcgagtcacgtaccgtaataggagtcggagtcgaaagaattttattcacgtcaataatcattccgtacacttattcgtatgcatgaatacaaataacaaatatgctacttagcataatcaagtaacttaatgcattataccacgtataactctcgttttgggggggggggtcattttgtcaagtctaacttttgtagactatgccttggttggcaccttactctatgggtattcctcactaatgtccttgccttgtcttttctttgaaaagtgtctgactcgtggatcttggcgctttcgtgaatgcaatgaaaaccattttgtaaaatgtttttgtgaaagcactttagtgattgtagtctagactcgagaaggaatcccagttcactacaatcgaagctctgataccaaactgtcacaccctgtcttttgcggaagcgtatgatgtgtgactagcttgttatcattgcattcgatcataataaacaactacatgatttaaaacgatgttcatccattcggaaaattttgaggatcacaaacacttgtcatttaagttttaaaacacaaccttcatctaggttacaattcaacaaaagtggatgacatctaaacttgtagtctacttctagttacaacacttgcgcccaagatccatcctgtcacctgaaatacatgtaattttggaaaacatcaacataaagttgagcgagttcatgcgttttgcataccgagtatgaaaacatggtatgtatcttgtataaataaagtattcttgcaaaaatcaagttttcttgtgtacaccacgtactaattgaatgtttgtacaaagacatttcggcatgtgaggacatatggagcattagtgttggctcctttaaggcatgtgaggacttatggagcattagtgttggctcctttaactatgtcgattaccctcgactgtgtcgattaacctcgactgtgtcaatttcccttgactgtgtcgattaccctcgactgtgtcgatttacctcgactgtgtcgatttacctcgactgggacaccgaagcactcaagaggtcacataaggaccatgagtggggctcggccgtacccgttagatctaaccctcgtccctaattactgaatgtttttaatggcttggtactagttttcaccaagactttatggcatttttagtattaagtctatgctcacatgatctagtaatttctaggcatttcttaaagcacatcatacttggttctcgttctcaccaagtgtgcttctcgtatttttgtattctcgattcgtattgcactcggtactcgttctcaccaagagtgcttcttcacttgtaaaaaaattataacatttgtaacatgtatttcacccccgagagttataaaaccaaaaacagttaaagaaaagggggagcatgaactcacaactttgcgttcctgcgtcgtaaacttcaccggagttgcttatctagcgtcgtgacctaaacgcgttttattaacgttagtcactagacttgtatcgcacaagtgcaagtcactatcttttgtatttctgttcttgtgttaaaaatatttatatttttaactatttgtcttatatcattttctcaaaaatagatatacgtatcttgtattttgcacccgaattatgtattttgtctaagtaatatattttcataaatatatcctcttgtatgtgtctaagcatgttgtatgtgtattttcatgtttatactcctcatgagtatttagtgtatctttacgtctcaatacgctagcacgtataacacatactatatacacttagtacaaaagttggtgataaaataatatatatttttctctaaaaaatatacatatttatatccacttttatttttgaagaaatcctcatttgttatcaccaaaaattagggaaaccttggtaatacctttaaatacatttttagggaataagttcttcaaaaacttatatttttctaagtgtcaaaatttataaaaattttgacagagtttcccctaaaaatggaggtttcccatgttttcaaaacatgtgtttattttcttttaaatcgtcaacaatcatcaacaacaattatcaacaataatcatcaacaacaattatcaacaataatcatcaacaacaattatcaacaataatcatcaacaacaatcactaattttccccatttcatgaacttgcatatttacaaaaatgtgtagtaatttactagcacatttagtaagtcttgttatctttaaaaataagtttaatttcttaaaaaaaaaaaaaaaaactttattttttaaagaatatgaagttccacaacttctagtcggtttttacgaaaattatttctttgttaaaacttttgttacactagtgttcgcacacttgtttgatcacaaaaaaaatcacttttgtttgtgtaagatccggattagaacatgtgatttcttttgacgcttggtcttttgaaaataccacttgtggacacatagatcggctagttttagacactatttcataagtaaaaatacttttacacaagttcatgtttcttgtgtggtagagtttcaccttttaacccttgcaccatttcaaacaagcttatgtcaagatccatgatcttaaccaaacagggttaaatgatgatccgagctaccacaacgtagatcgggcctaaataatcacaaatttcaattactacaacatttacacaactagtgagcttttaaccatcattttcatgtttttagtagactttaatgcacctttttgtaagatttcgagttttaatcattacacatcatattaaccacttcaaaatagctcaagaatgtgttttaaacaacataccactagctcgaggctagggaagtatctagacgcgaatgtggtggataaaagctagagaaagaggtccttcgagctccgagtgcaccaagccttcttatgcgtgacacttgacacttgtatgatgttggaatgtgaagaacaaaatcgaaaaatatgatggatgatcaaggggtgttcggccgaaagtttttgagggagaggagagagtagttttgtggtgttgggtggtgaattgtctagtgtgtcatctcaaggtatttatagacattccatatggcatattcctagcatattcctggcatattcctggaatattcctagcatattcctggtatattcctggaatattcctagcatattcctggcatattcctggcatattcctggaatattcctagcatattcctagcatattctttggaatattcttagcatattcctagcatattcttggaatattcctagcatattcctagcatattcctggaatattcttagcatattcctagcatattcctggaatattcctaggttttctgcgttgtctgcgttttgcagtgtaagcactgtgtcgcgtaggaacacacggtacgtgcttaaacttgaaaataacgtttttaagcgttttaatttatttttcaacacgaacctgattaaaataaaattttaatcataacagaatatttgtgggattaaatattatccgggcggccatcaacgttcgtttcgcagttttgtcgcaattagttctgctcttaaagtgtgtttcgggtgctttttagtgcttatttttgctttcatatagcatatatattaaacccttgtatgtactcttgggttttaatgtattcttgttattggacctacacctaggctccaattttattgtctgactgctttctgcagttccgttgacacagtgtgtcttaccggtgagtttactaatatttttgacgcaacgctctcgtttttgcataaagcaatattttgtagtataaaacgtacatgaattcacttgtatggaattcagaaacttatttctcttgtaaactagatcatgtatgttcattaaggcacagatcactgttcatttagtgtacggaatgtacggaaaagtgacggttgtcacaacTTCGTCGCATTCATTCTCACGAAGAATATAGTTCTTCGTCGTCTGGTGTTTGACGAACCACTAGATTCTTCGTCGCATTTATTCCCGGCGAAGAATAGACCTTCGTTAGAAGGATTCTTCGCCGTGAAGGCTAATGGTCAGACAGTGAAACAGATGTGATGAACATGATATTGGGTAGTTGGATTATAAAATTCTATCTGTTACATGATAATAATGTTAACCAGAAATGAGGACCTTGACTTAACTTGTGTGAGTGGACAATACATTTGTAAATGTTGTTATGTGTCATGCACATGGGATGTAGACTTGTTTGAGAACTGAATACTTGTTATGTGATAAACTGTGATCTTAGCAGCAAATGCAATCTGTGAAAATATATGTACTGTTAAGTGATTGATTTGCATACGAAACCCATACACTTGTTATGTGACTTTACGACAAACGTTATGGATCAATGGGTTGCATGATTAACAGTTACGACTCGTATAAGGACGTGTGTCTTACTTGTATGCCACTTGTGTAACGTGTACGTTGGATACGTGATATATGTGAGCATTATACTGACTAttcttggtaaccacggtagggtatggttgaccaacttggaatgggtaatataacataccgagcaatctaaggtgagttcacttctctggAGCATGCGTCCCTGTGGGTGGGACaatcaaatgggtattcctgagaggaataagtcttttgggtaaaaacggggatgttagataatacactcatttcctatcactttaagtcccatcttataccgaattagttacctgagaggtaacaggGTAtaagttgatagcgctattaggcttggaAACCTCACatcgtacctgagaggacggacgtgaactaatgaccttaatcatgaccaatgcttagatAGGGGGCATTGGGGACGGGCAAAACAATCTGGAAGCCATCTTGTACGatactcgagttattatcaacattactttcggaattgtTCTTAAAATGgaataaacacttggtaaccaaacaTTTTCataaaactgtgaactcactaGCATTTTCtgatacacttgtttgcatgctcgcaggttatatatgtgtgtgatgtggagcttgctgtctgggaggctagagtggtcatggttcgagatacatggaatcgcgaGACAAGTCTAATGGTTTTCATAAATATGGTTTATGAAACACTTAActaatgatttatgcttccgctgaacacgaTGAATTACATTTAatgttttgtaacactttatgttaatgaatgaaagtttttatttgaaatcttgttatgaattcaatatgattggtggctagatcctggtacgccACACGCCTTGcaggggtttccgcatgtggtatttttgggggtgtgactgttatgtctatgtaactttCCAATTCGGTAATCAACTTAGGTTATATTTCAAGTTTTTCAACCTGAAACTTAGGGGTGATCATGTTCTAATTATCATTTATAGATTAACTAGCTTTGTTATTTTAGTTCTAGTTATTGAAATCAATCAAATTCATATTTCAGTTTTTAAGTAAGTTTTAGTATAAATAATCGAATGAAACTTGAATAGTGACCACATCGTGCTCGTGAATATGATACCCAACTTACCCTAACTATCTAGATTAATTAAGTTTTTGCTTGACTATTTAGTCACACAAAGAAATATGAAAAGCATATCATTTTATTTACATCTTTCATAAACCAACTTACCCAAGGTTAAAGCAAATTAGTTGGCCAAATGGCATTTCTTCAAAGTTAAATATCAGCAACATGAAAGGGGGAATAACAACAAAAAAATGTTTGACTAGGGGAGTCAATTGTATCAGGTTACCTAGTCGATGGATTTCAGGTTGAAAGGTTGAAATGTCCTAACTCGAACACGATCTATGTTTTGATTCTGGTAAAAAAAACCACCACCCTAACTCGCACACACGTATAATCATGTAACCTGAACCTATGTCGCTTAACCATTTATCTAAACGTGTCAAATGGGTTGATGGGTAATATTCAAGTTGTAAACGTGTTAACTATGCAATTATGGGTTCAACGAGTCAAATATGTGTTAATAGGTCGATCTCTTTAATTAAACAGGTTAAAAAAATCAACCAAACATAACCCATTTTATTAACAGCTTAGATATTATGACTTGAAAAGCTTTTCTTGTTATGTTTGTATAATGTTGGaagaaaaaaatagaaaagtATGTAAATGCAAGTACAACAAAATATAACCAACTCTCCTTTTGACTACTTTATTTGGTTGGCTTTAGTCTTGGCTTACCCAAATGCCAAAGCCCAAACATGTGTTATATCTCAAATCCTATTTTAGTTTATTTAAATGAAAGTTCAAACTATAAAAACTGAATAAAAGGCTCCTACTCTTAAAAAAGAAatgctatattttttttttcaaaattaacccATTGAGATACTCATGAACCATCCTCTTATTCTGACTTGTACTTAGAAGACCTCGAAACCGATCGAGCCGCATTATTCCGCCTACCCACAAACTTAAGGATTTCGTCGATTAATATCACGGGAAAGGCGACCGCCAACACGAGAAGCCACTCGTTCATGCTTAACGGAACAACCCCGAATATTTTAGCAAGGAACGGAACGTATAAGATCAGAAAATGAAGCCCAAAAGATACCGACATTGCGACAAGTAACCATGGGTTGACCCAAGGTGGCATGGTCAACAAGCTCTCGTCTTCCGAAAGGGCATTTAAGGAATTAAACATCTCGATCGCTACCAATACCGATAATGAAAGGGTCATGGCTTTTATTTTCCCGCCACGAAAGTAATCACACGGGTCAGAATCGAATTTGTACACGTGTGTGCCAGCTGTAAAAGGCGACACGGAGAAACTCTTCCAAGATCTGCATTCATCCCAATGTGAAAGTTGGTAGTAGGTCACGAGGCTGTGACCGTCTCCACTGAGGTCGATTCCACAAAACGAATCACGAGTGAACCAGATGATGAAAATTCCAACGGTTGCGATTCCAACATAAGTTCCAATCACCTGCATCACAATTCACATGATCAGTGGAGGACCCAAAATTTATTTTCTGAAGGTGCGACCGGAGGATTAACAATACTATAAGGGTGGCGACCAGGATTTTGGCATAAATAATAAACTAATTTCTTTAATGGCCGGattaaaattattttttaaatctCATTTACTAATTTCAATAAACAATATTTGTTTCGttctaaaaaaatattttttcataaaaactaCATAATTTGTAGATTTAAGGTTTCACACTTTGCTTTAAACAACATATTTTGTATATCTAAGGCTTTGTTATATtaatatttaaattatttataaTGTTATCTAGTTTTTATAACCGGTCCGACCAGTGGACAAGTGAGACAGTCAGGTCGATGACCCATCTGGTTATACAAACATTAATTGACACGAGTCATGAGAATTTCATATTTAAAAGGCGTACCAGATAGCGAAATAAAATCCAAGCATTAATCAAGGAATCATCGCTTCTACGAGGGGGCTTTTTCATAATGTATTTGTCGGGTGGGTTAAAACCCAAGGCAGTCGCGGGTGGTCCATCAGTCACGAGATTGACCCAAAGAAGCTGAACCGGAATTAAACCTTCTGGAATCCCCATAGCAGCAGTCAAAAATATGCATGCAACCTCACCAATATTTGAAGATATCATATACCTGTGtccaaaatatttttttaacaccAATTAATctgtatattaaaaaaaaatgagtGTTTCTACGGTCTGGTTCAGTCGATTTTGATAGAATTATGAGCTGCATCGCTAACTACAAAAACGATAAATTAAACAGGCTGGGTTGCATGGTAGGAACACGTTGGTTTAGCGGTTTTTGCTAgccatttttttttcaaaattatcaAAATGtgttaaattttggaataataaaTATGGTTCACTAATATGATATATACACAACTGTATATTACAAAACTAAAAAATAATAAGTAATAAAAGTTAAAGAACCGGTTCAGTTTACCTGGCGAACGACTAGTAACCGaataaaatggttttttttttcaaaactattttattaatataatacaTATTACATATGCCTAACTACATatttaaaatatgaaaaaaaatacaaacaaaaaGCTAAATGGCCAGTTCGGTTACATAGCCGGTTCCAAGTTTCAACTGTTCACCAGACAAATAATCCGTCAAACACCTAACCAATTCTCGAACCGTCTGAACCAGCCAAGTTGCATCGGTTTAGGAGGTCCGACTAGTTTCGACCTTCAACCCCTATAGTGAGTGTTAAGTGtaataaaaaaattttaaaaatatgagAAGGGAAATAAACCAACCTGATAAAGGCTTTCATGTTGTTATAAATAGATCTTCCTTCTCCAACTGCAGCCACAATTGTACTAAAATTATCATCTGCCAACACCATATCAGAAGCTTGTTTCGCAACCTGTAGAAAAAAAAAGTCGAATCAATCTCGTTATTTCGATCTGATTCTTAACTAACTTCcgaactaactaactaactaactaactaactaactaacatTGTATACAGTAACAAACGTCGAAAATACCTCAGTCCCAGCAATGCCCATTGCAATACCAATATCAGCCAGTTTCAAAGCAGGTGCATCGTTGACACCATCACCTGTCATTGCGACAACTTCACCTATATCTTTAAGCAATCTGACTATTTCTTGCTTGTGGCGCGGTTCAGCGCGAGAGAACAGAAGGCCTCCCTTTTGTGTTAAGTGGCCTTTTGGATCATTATGTTCCATAAAATCTTTTCCTGTTATGCTTTTGGATCTGATGTCTTCGGTTGTTCCAAACACGCCTATTTCACGACAGATTGCTTCGGCTGTGTTCTTGTTATCTCCTGTTATTACCATTACTTGAATTCCGGCTGCTCTGCAGTCTTCAATGGCTTGCCTAACCTCTTTCCGAGGTGGATCCTTCACATATCGATTAGCTAACGATGAGTTGAACACTTTTTGATACGAGCCTATCAtttgtataatttttatttattatatgaaataTATGTTTATGTAATAACTATTACatataaaattataataaaaaaataattaaatagtatatattatgttatatataaaatttataatataaatatattaaatgagcataaatgtatataaataaaaaaaattaaaaaaataacacGCCTAGTAACGGGTCAATATAGTACGGGGCAAAATAGGTTGTCACGTATGCTCTAAACGGATAATAAATCAAAACAACTATAAAACCGTTTTAACCACTCACATGAAGGCCAACCATGCCAGCAAATACCATGTTACTCTCAATAGAAGAGTAATTAGCTGGATCAAGTAGAAGACTATGAGCAGGATGGTATTCATTGCCATTATACGTCTTAAACTGTTCAGGCTCCTCTTTGTATGCAAAGCCCAAAACGCGTAGTGCACCTTTCGACATTGCATTAAGGTTTTCTAAGATAACTTCTTTTGCCTTTTGGTCTAATGCAACAGTTGACCCATCAAGCAACTGGATGAATGAGCTTCTCTCCAACAAATTTTCTACTGCACCCTGATACATTGCATAGAAGAACTTCAGTCAATGCAAATCTCTTCACGAGTCAACAATTACGTTATATAATGATAGGCACTGTCTTCATAACCGCGCCAAACTGGAACCGACTACATAACCGGTCTGGTTGTGTATTGACTCAGCCGATTACCGGTTTAACAGACGAGTTTcaaattgtttttatatttttcttgcGAAATCTCATTTCTACTTCAGGCTCCATATTTTGTTTATTTAAGGCTAATAATTCGGTAACATTGCATATACACACCAAAAGATAAATTAGttacatattttattttaaattatt
This genomic stretch from Helianthus annuus cultivar XRQ/B chromosome 8, HanXRQr2.0-SUNRISE, whole genome shotgun sequence harbors:
- the LOC110873341 gene encoding calcium-transporting ATPase 4, endoplasmic reticulum-type; this encodes MKDSKSNLSSNEHIVYASWAKGVVECEEKYQVKREYGLSDDEVAKRLKIYGKNEFEKHEGQSILRLVLDQFNDTLVKILLAAAVISFVLAWYDGDEGEEMEVTAFIEPLVIFLILIVNAMVGVWQESSAEKALEALKDIQSEQATVIRNGKKASIVPAKELVPGDIVELRVGDKIPADMRVLQLVSSTLRVEQGSLTGESEAVSKSTKSVAFDCDIQGKKCIVFSGTTVVNGNCVCLVTATGMDTEIGKVHSQIHDASQYEEDTPLKKKLNEFGEVLTMLIGCICVLVWLINLKYFLDWEYVDGWPKNYKFSFEKCTYYFKIAVALAVAAIPEGLPAVITTCLALGTRKMAQKNALVRKLPSVETLGCTTVICSDKTGTLTTNNMAVTKLVAMGQKSSVLRPFIVEGTSYDPSDGKIQHWPAGKMDVNLQTIAKIASLANDAGIEQSEKGYVAIGMPTEAALKVLVEKMGLPAGMNPGSSTGCSEAWNKLEGRIATLEFDRDRKSMSVLVSSDSGKKSLLVKGAVENLLERSSFIQLLDGSTVALDQKAKEVILENLNAMSKGALRVLGFAYKEEPEQFKTYNGNEYHPAHSLLLDPANYSSIESNMVFAGMVGLHDPPRKEVRQAIEDCRAAGIQVMVITGDNKNTAEAICREIGVFGTTEDIRSKSITGKDFMEHNDPKGHLTQKGGLLFSRAEPRHKQEIVRLLKDIGEVVAMTGDGVNDAPALKLADIGIAMGIAGTEVAKQASDMVLADDNFSTIVAAVGEGRSIYNNMKAFIRYMISSNIGEVACIFLTAAMGIPEGLIPVQLLWVNLVTDGPPATALGFNPPDKYIMKKPPRRSDDSLINAWILFRYLVIGTYVGIATVGIFIIWFTRDSFCGIDLSGDGHSLVTYYQLSHWDECRSWKSFSVSPFTAGTHVYKFDSDPCDYFRGGKIKAMTLSLSVLVAIEMFNSLNALSEDESLLTMPPWVNPWLLVAMSVSFGLHFLILYVPFLAKIFGVVPLSMNEWLLVLAVAFPVILIDEILKFVGRRNNAARSVSRSSKYKSE